The Deinococcota bacterium genome contains the following window.
CGGTGGTCAGGGCGGCGGTGCGGCCGAGGCCCTGGCGGCTGATGGCCAGAATGGGTTCGCCGTCTAAGCCTTCCATCAGCATCTCGCTGCCGCTCCTCAGCGAGGAGGCGATGTAGGCGTCGATAGTGGGCGCGCTGCCGCGCAGGCCGCTCAGGAGCGGGTGCTCGCGCACCCTAGGCGCGACCGGCTCCTCACGCAAGAAGGAGCGCGTGGTGGTCAGCGCCTCGCTGGTGAAGATCTGCGGCAGGGTAGTGGTGTCGATCGCGGCGTAGAAGCGGCCGCCGCCCGCTTGCGCCATGCGCTCGATGATGTCGAAGTCCGCCTCGCCGGTGCCGATGGTGGTGGTGGTGATGCCGTCCTCGAGCGCTTCGGCTGCCATGCCCACGAAGTCGGGCCGGGGGCCGGTCGAGAAGGGCGTGCGGCCGTCGAAAAACTCGCCGTCGGTGAGCAGGATGATGTGCTTGATGGCGGCGTCGGTGTCGCGAAGGGCGTCGATGGCCTCCCCGTAGGCCGGGCCGACGATGGTGCCGCCCTGCGGCTGGATGCGCAAGATAGCCTCCAACATCTCGCGCTTGCCGCGCTCGGTGGCGGGCCGGGGCCGGAAGTGCCATTCGTGGGTCGAGTCGAAGGTGATGAGGCCGAGGAGGTCGTCACTGTGCGCCAGTTCGACCAGGTCGATGGCGCCCTGCCGCGCCAGTGAGATGCGCGTGGGTCGGCCCGCCGTCATCGAGGTTGAGCGGTCGAAGACCACGACGGTGGCGACCATGGGAAACTCGACGTCGGTGCGCAGGTCGGTGCTGACCGGCAAGATCTCTTCGACGGCCGTGCGGTACCAGCCGCCCAGGCCGAAGCTCGCCTCGCCGCCCGTCATCATCAGGCCCCCGCCGCCCCGCACGAAGTCCTCCAGAAAGCTGAGCTGGCCCGCGGTAAAGGCCCTCGAGTTCTCGCGAATGATGGCGGCGCCGTAGGGAAAGGGGCGGGTGATGTCCTCGGGACTGCCCGCTACGACCGTAAAGCCCTGGGCGCTGAGCAACTCGGCCATGGCGGGGTCGCCCACCACCAGGACCGCCTGGCTCTCGGTGACGGCGATGTCCGCGGCCAGCGCGTCGTCGCTCTCCGGCTGCTCGAAATCGACCTCGAGGCTGGTGGTGAGCCGGATGTTTTCGGCCTCTTCGACGGCAAAGGAAAAGGAGATCGGCGTGCGTCCGGGGCTCACGCTGCGGCGGATAGGCTCCAGGTCCTCGCTGCCCACGCGCGGCCGGAGGATCACTTCGGCCTCCTGGTCGGACTCGATCACCGCGGTCACCATAACGGTCTCGCCGGGGCTGGCCTCGTCGGGCGCGATGAGGCGCACGAGGCGGGTGTTGGGCAGCGGCGCCACCCCGTAGACATCGACGGGCACGCCGGGTAGGGCCAGGAGGGCGTCGCCTTGGGACTCGATGCCGTCGCTGATCAGCAGGACGCGCTGCGCCTCGAAAGCGCGGGCGACCTGTAGCGCCCGGGCGATGTCGGTGCGGCCGAAGTTCAAAAAGCGGCTGCGGTCCCTGGGCGTCGCTAGTCCCTCCTCGGCGAGCCCGGCGTCCTCGGCGAAGTAGATGACGTCCATGCCCTCCTGCACGCTCGAGAAGTCGAAGCGCCGCGCGGCCGCGAGCGCCTCCTCGCCGACGCTCTCGGACACATCGACCAGAAGCGCCACGCGCTGGCTGGGCTGGCTGATCGAGGGCTGGGCCAGAGCCGCTAAGACGAGGGCCGTCGCCAAGAGGCGCAAGCCCCAACCCCGGCGGCGCGGCAAGACCAGCCACACCAGCAGGCCCAAAAAGACCCAGGGCAGGGCAAACGACAGGCCAAACGGTACCATCAAGCTCCATGCTAGCAAGTCTCGGCCGCTCGCGCCTGCCGGTGCGCACATTCGCCGTTCATGCGATGATGGCTTGTGGCATCGACTGTGGCATCGACTGCGGCGCCCTCAAAACCCGGCTGGACGCTCGAGCAGGCCCTCTGGACGCGCGGCTACAGCCCTGTCGCCGGCGTCGACGAGGCCGGCCGCGGCGCGCTGGCCGGGCCGGTGGTGGCCGCGGCGGTCGTCCTGCCCTACGGCGAGCATCCCTTCGACGACTCCAAGAGGCTGACGGCCGCGCGGCGCGAGCGCCTGGCGGACGAGGTCAAGGCCCAGGCGCTGGCCTGGGCGGTGGCTTTGGCGACGGCGCGGGAGGTGGACCGCTTCAACGTCCTCGGCGCCACCCACCTGGCGGCGGGCCGGGCGCTGGCGGCGCTCGGGGGAGAGGGGGCCGACGATGTCCTAGCCTGTGGCCCTATCGCGCTCGAGCCTGCCGCGCTGGTCACCGACTACCTCAGGCTCGACTTCGGCGGTCCGGTGTCGGCGCCGCCCAGGGCCGACGGCCTGAGCCTCAGCGTGGCGGCCGCCAGCATTCTTGCCAAGACCGAACGCGACCGGCTCATGCTGGGGCTGGGGGCGGTGTATCCCGGCTACGGCTTCGCCTCGAACAAGGGCTACGGCTCGAGCGTCCACCTGCAAGGCCTGACAGATTATGGCCCCTGCCCCGAGCACAGGCTGACGTATAGGCCGGTGGCGCAACGCCGGCTTGTCTAGCCTCGCTTTCGGGAGGATGGTTCACCTATTGAGGATGGTTCACCTAATGATGATGATGACGCGTAGAGGCTGACCGGGCGAAACGTGACCGAGGTCGATCATGATTAGGCTCCCTGCTCGAGCGTACCACCAGGTCCCTGTAGCAACAACTTTGCAGCAACTTTAGCAGCAGCAACTTTGGACGTCATGGCCGGAAGGCTATGACGGGCGCGACCAGCGGATTTCTCTCGTGACGTTATGATCAGGCCACTGCGAGATAGCCGTCTGCTCGCCAACTTACCATCAACGCGGTTGTGGCCGAGCGAAACTCGCAGTCTCAAGGAGGACCCATGCCCGAATGCATCGGTATTCGGTTTGACAACGGCCCCAAACTCCACTACGTCGAGGCGCCGCCGGCGCCGCCCGAGGTGGGTGTGCGCTGCATCGTGAGCACCCGGCGCGGTTTGGAGCTTGGCCTGGTGCGCACCCTAGCGGCCGACCACCCCAAGCCGAGCGGCCACTACGTGCGCCCGGTAGCCAGCGAGGATGAAGCACAGTGGCAGGCGCTCAAGGACCGCGCCGAGGACCTCAAGTGGCTCCTGAAAGCCCGCGCCCGTGAGGCCGGCGCCAAGATGAAGCTCTTGAGCCTCGAGTTCACCCTCGACGAGAGCCTGTTGGTGGTCAACTACAGCGCCGAAAGGGAGGTGCCGCTGCGGGTCTTGGCCGGCGTCTTGATGAACCACACTCAGGCCAGGGTCGAGTTCAACAACGTCGGCCCCCGCGATCAGTCGCGGATTCTTGGCGTCATCGGCGCCTGCGGCGCCGAGTCGTGCTGCTCGACCTGGCTGCAGACCTTTACGGCGGTGAGCATCCGCATGGCTCGAGACCAGCAGCTTCCCCTCAACCCCGAGAAGATCAGCGGGCCCTGCGGCCGGCTCATGTGCTGCTTGCAGTACGAGCACCCCGTCTATCAGGAACTCATCAAGGGCATGCCCAAAAAGGGCAGCAAAGGCTGTCACAGCAGCGGAAGCTGCGGCCGCGTCGTCAAGCTGAACCCCCTCAAAGGCACCGTCGAGATGATCACCGACGAGGGCGGCTACGAGGAGTATCCCGCCGACGAGATCAGTCGCCAAGGGCGCGGACAGAACTAGCGCGGACGGAACCGGCGGCTGGTCCGCCTGGATAGCTGGGCAGCGGCCCAAGGCGTCTCGGACCGCTGCTCTTGAGCCTATGAAGCTCTTGAGCCTATGAACGCTCGAACTCGCAGCCTGTTCTCCCCCTGCACCTCAGCGGCGCCGACGAGGCACACGCCGGCGCCGCGCGGGCCGCGCATCAGCTTGACGGCGGTCTCGAGCGAGATCCGGCTGCGCTCGACCAACTCACCGTCCAGGTAGATGTCCTTTTCCCACAGCTCCTCGGCGGGCGTCAGGGCATAGGCGGCGTTCAGGGTCTCCCTGGCCTCCTCGGCGTGGGCTACGGCCGCGTCGAGTGCCTGGTGCAGGGTCACAGGCCCCAACAAAATGGTGGTGCCGGGAGGATTCGAGCAGTCTCAGCTGACTAGCCCATGCCTCAGTTCGCGCACGGGGTTAGGGCCTAGAGCGCTTTTCGGCGGCGGCCCTTTAGTCGTGGCTGAGCGAGATGCGGTCGGCGAGGCGCGCCATCGGCCGGGGCAGCCACCAGTTCCATCTCCCGGCCAGGCGCATGACGGCGGGCACCAGCGCCAGCCGAACCACGGTGGCGTCCAAGAGGATCGCCACGGTGAGGCCCAGGCTCAGCGTCTTGATGAAGACGACGCTGCTGAACATGAAGACCGAGAAGACGACGATCATGATCAAGGCCGCGCTGCTGATCACCCCGCCGGTCGAGGTGATGGCGTAGATGACCGCCTCGCGGTCGGCGACGCCGCGGCGGTGGGCCTCGTAGATGCGGTTGACCAGGAAGACCTCGTAGTCCATGCTGAGCCCGAAGACGATGGCGAAGATGAAGATCGGCACGCTCGTCTCGATAAAGCCGAGGCCGCCGTCGATGCCGAAGAGGGAAGCCGCCCAGCCTTGCTGAAAGACGAGGGTGATCACGCCAAAGGCCGCGCCCACGGTAAAGGTGTTGAGCACGATGGACTTCAAGGGGATGAGCAGCGAGTGAAAGGCCAGGCTCAAGAGGACGAAGGTGATCAAATAGACGAGGCCGACGGCCAAGGGAAAGGAGGTGTAGAGCGTCCTCGCCCACTCCGCCTCGGCCACGTAGTCGCCGCCGACCAGGACGCTCACGTTGAAGTCCTGCGCCAAGGCTTGCAGCTGGCTGTCGAGCCCCGCCGACTGCCAGGGCAGGACCGAGGCCACCGGAAAGATACGCACCAGGGCGTAGCGGTCGTTCTGGCTGACGGTCGCCTCGACCAGGTTCTGGAGCGGGCTCACGTCGGCGCTGGCGCGGCTGGCGTAGTACTGGCGCATCAACAGGCCCGGCACCTGCCCGGTGGTGGTGGGCGCGTAGACCTGCTCGACGCCCGCTAGCTCGGCGCTGGCGCGGCTGAACTGGGCGACCTGGCGCACCGACGAGGGGTGAAAAAAGCCCCGCTCGCCAAAGTCCATGAGCACGTCGAAGGACCTCAGCAGCCCGTCGAGCTCGACGCGCTCGAGCACCATCTGGGCCTGGCGGGCGGCGGTGTCCTCGGTGAGGCCGCGCACCCCCGAGAGGCCGACCTGCATGGTCAGGGCGGGAAGGCTCAAGAGGAGCAGGAGCAGCGTCCCGCTCCCGGCCCAGACCCAGGGCCGCTTCATGATGCGCTCGGCCTGGGCGCGCCAGAAGCGGCGGCTGCGCTGGCCGGGCACGCGCCGGGTCAGCTTGAGCCAGTTGACACGGTGGCCGAGCAGGGTGAGCGCGGCGGGCAGGGCGGTCAGCGACAGCGACACGCTCATCAGCATGACGACCATCGAACCGACGCCCATCGACTGGATAAAGGCCAGGGGCGGGATGAGCAGCGCCGAGAGGGCCACCACCACGGTGAGGCCGCTAAAGGCCACGGCGCGCCCGGCGGTAGCCGTGGTGGTGGCGGCCGCGCGCCTTGGTTCGCCGTGCCGGTCCAACTCCTCGCGAAAGCGGTTGACCATCAGCAGCGCGTAGTCGATGCCGGTGGCGAGGCCGAGCATGGTTACCACGATCTGGGCAAAGGCCGCAAAGGCCATGAACTGGCCGAGGCCGTAGAGGACGGCAAAGGAGAGCGTGATCGAGCCCACCGCCACGAAGAGCGGCAGGGCCGCGGCCACCACGGCGCCAAAGGTGACCGCCAAGATGAGCAGGCTGATGGGCAGGCCGAAGAGCTCGGCGCGGCCGGCGTCGCGGCGGCTGATGAGCTGGAGCTCGCGGTCCACGGCCGCGCCGCCGGTCAGGTAGAAGTCGATCGGCCCCTCGTCGGGCAGGATCTCCTCGATGGCGCCGGCCGCCGCGCGGGCCTCGAGCCCGTCGGTGGTCGAGAGGTCGATGATGGCGATGCTCGAGCGCCCGTCGGGCGAGAGCAGGGGCAGCGAGGAGTCGCTGCGGTAGTCGCTCACCTGGCTGACCGCGCCCAGGGCGGCGACCCTGTCGACGGTGCGGTCGAAGCGCGCCCGGTAGTCGGTTTCGGTGTTGACCAGGCTGGCCGCGTCGGCCACGAGCAGGAGCTGGTAGCGCGGCGCGGTGCCGTACTCGCGGCCGATGATGTCGCGGACCTGCTGGGCCACGCTGCCGGGCGCGACGTCGCCTTCGGCGGTCAAGACGGTGCCGACCTGGCGCGCGAAGGGCAGCGAGAGGATGAAGACGATCGCCCAAAACGCCAGGATGCGTCGTGGGTGGAGGCTGACAAAGTGGCCTAGCGTTTCAAACACGGTGTGGTTAAAGCTCCCTCGAGTCTAAGCTAAGAGTTTAACAGGTCTCCAAACGCGGTCGGCGCAAGAGAGCTTACCAACCCCGTGAGGCCGTCAGAGGCCAAAGCGCGACCTTTCAGGATGACCCCGGCACGATGTAAAGCTCCCACCGGTTCGATGAGGACCGTGAAGCTCCAGCGCGTGTTCGGCGACCCTGACGGCACCTCAGCCGGGATACCCGGCCTTCCCGGACTTAAGGCACGCTGGCCCGGTCGGTCGACTCAAGGCCTTGCCGCCTGGTGGCGCAAAGGCCAGAAGGTTGGGGGAAGCGCCGCCCTTACCCTGCTCGTGGCATATAGTTTGATAGCTTGCCGCCTCCGCCTAGGAGCGGAGAGAGCAGGACCTCAAAGAGCAGGACCTCGAGGAGGATGTGAGAAAACGATGCGTATTCTTGTTGTGGCCGACGATCTCTATCCTGGTTACGGGGGGCAGGCGAGCTCTACCCACGGCCATATTGAGGCCCTCTTGGCCCTGGGCCACGAGATCCGCGTCTTGGCCGGCGAGGAGCGGCAGCCCACCTCGCCGCCGCCGCCGGTAAGCGTAACGCGGCTGCCCGTCTGGCGGCCCGGCGACAAGATGACGCATTTCGTGCGGCCACGGCGCGAGCTGATCGCTGAAGCCCTCGACTGGGCCGAGGTCGTCCATGTCAACACGCCCACCCCCTTCGCCCTGATGGTCCTTATGATGGCGCGGCACCGGGGGGTTCCGAGCGCGGTGGGCTTTTACGCCCAGGAGGAGAGCACCGCGCTTCATTTCGGGCGCGGCCGCGCCCTGATCACGGCGGCCCTGCGGCGCTGGTACAGCTTTTTCTACCGCCAGCCGGACTGTCTGGTCGTGCCCACGGCCTTTGCCAAGCGCCTGGCCGAGAGCTACACCCACCGCCCTCTCCACACGGTGTCCTGCGGCATCTACTTGCCCGCCAGGGGCCCCGAGCAGGAGGCGAGGGCCCAGGTGCTGCGCGGCCGCTTGCTGGCGGGCGGCAAGACCCGGCTGATGGCCTATGTGGGCCGGCTGTCTCTGGAAAAGCGGCCGGAGGGCATGATCGAGATCGCCGCGGCGCTGGCGGCGGAGCGTTCGGGGCTGCTCCTGGCGATCGCCGGAACGGGACCCCTCATGGCAAGCATGAAGGCGCAGGTCCGGAGACTCGGCCTCGAGGACGAGGTGGTGTTTTTGGGCTACGTCTCCGAAGAGGACAAGGGGGCGCTGCTCCTCGCCGCGGACCTCTTCATCATGCCCTCGCCGACCGAACTGCAGAGCATCGCCACCCTCGAGGCCGCCGCTCGGGGCTGCGCCGTGGTGGTGGCGGACTACGCCAGCAGCGCCGTGGGCGAGTGGACCCTGGAGGCCGACTGCGGCTTGCTCTACCGGCCCGACGCGCCCGAGGCGGCGGCGCGGGCGATTCTCGGCCTGCTGGGGGACGAGGCGCGGCTCAGGCGTTACCAGGACAATGCGCTGGCGCTGGCGCAGCGGCACGACGTGTTCGAGAGCGGCCGGCTCCTCGAGCGCCTCTACCGGGAGCTGACGGCGGCGCGCTCCGCTAGCGGCGTGCCGAGCGGCGCCTAGCCTGCTTTCCGGCCTGAGCCCCTTTGGCTCTTGGGTTTGCAGGTGGCCTGCTGCTCGGCGATGGCCCGGTAGTAAAAGCTCTCGGCTTGCGCGGCGATGAGGTCGGGGTGGTAGCAGGCCAGCGCCCTTTCGCGCGCGGCCCCGCCGAGGCACCGGCGCAGCTCGGGGTCCCCCAGGAGCCTGACGATGTGCGCGCTCAAGTCGCCGCTCGTGTTGCCGCCCGCGCCGCCTGCTGCCGCTGGGGTGTAGATGAGGCCGCAACGCCCGTGGTCGAGCATCGTCGCCATGTCGCCGGTGGGGGTGGCGACGATGGCCTTGCCGTGCATCATGGCCTCCAAACAGGTGTAGCCAAAGGACTCGAAGAGCGAGGGAATCACGCAGACGGCGGCCTTGGCGTAGAAGTCGGCGACGTCCTCGAGCGGCTGGTAGCCGGTGAACTCAACGGCGTGACGGTAGCGCGCGGGCAGCAGGCTCAACAGGTACTTCTGGCTCGAGGCGTAGGCCTGGGTGGTGGGGCCGTCGGGGCCGACGAAGACAAAGCGGGTGTGGGGTCGCCTTTGCAGCACCCCGGGAATCGCCCTAAAGAGCAGGTGAACGCCCTTGATGGGCAGGTGACGGCCGACGTAGAGCACGAGGTCGGGGTCCTCCCTGGCGGGCGCGGTGACGCTGCCGACATCGAAGGTGGGCATGTTGGGATAGACGGTGATCGCCTTGTCGCCCAGGCCCATCTCCTTGCGGAAGAGCCGTTCGGCGCTGCGGCTGGGCGCGGTGAGGTGGGTGGCCTTGTGAAAGAGCCGCCCTTCGGCCCACCTGATGACGGGCCGGGTAGGGCCCGGAATGTGACGGTCGAAGAGGTCCAAGGCGACCATCGGGCCGTGCAGCCTGACGATGAAGGGCACCCGCGGGTAGGTCCACGGCCTGTAGAGCACGGCCTCCATGGCGGCGTCGGCCACCTCGATGAGATCGACGCCTTCAGTCTCGACGAGTTCGCTCAGCTTGGCGGCGAGCCGGCGCCGGTAGCGCCACTCGGCCGCCGCCGCGGTGGTCAGCTGCAAGATGGCGGCCAGGCTGATGTTCTCCAAGTAGAGGCTGGGGCTCGAGCTCAGCCGGTGAACGGTGATCAGGCCCTTCTCGCTCTCGGCGCTCGCCACCTCACCGTCACCCGTGCCGCCGCGGCTCAAGACGTGAACCCGGTGGCCTCGCCTGGCCAGCGCGCCGGCCAGAGCCTTGGTGTAGAGGCCGACGCTGGAGATAAAGGTGTCGGGCGGATAGTCCAGAGCTTGGAGGGCAACGGTAAGCCTTTTGCGTGTCGGCATCGCCCGAGGACTATAGCACGGCTGTGGCAACCC
Protein-coding sequences here:
- a CDS encoding glycosyltransferase family 4 protein; the encoded protein is MPTRKRLTVALQALDYPPDTFISSVGLYTKALAGALARRGHRVHVLSRGGTGDGEVASAESEKGLITVHRLSSSPSLYLENISLAAILQLTTAAAAEWRYRRRLAAKLSELVETEGVDLIEVADAAMEAVLYRPWTYPRVPFIVRLHGPMVALDLFDRHIPGPTRPVIRWAEGRLFHKATHLTAPSRSAERLFRKEMGLGDKAITVYPNMPTFDVGSVTAPAREDPDLVLYVGRHLPIKGVHLLFRAIPGVLQRRPHTRFVFVGPDGPTTQAYASSQKYLLSLLPARYRHAVEFTGYQPLEDVADFYAKAAVCVIPSLFESFGYTCLEAMMHGKAIVATPTGDMATMLDHGRCGLIYTPAAAGGAGGNTSGDLSAHIVRLLGDPELRRCLGGAARERALACYHPDLIAAQAESFYYRAIAEQQATCKPKSQRGSGRKAG
- a CDS encoding MMPL family transporter — its product is MFETLGHFVSLHPRRILAFWAIVFILSLPFARQVGTVLTAEGDVAPGSVAQQVRDIIGREYGTAPRYQLLLVADAASLVNTETDYRARFDRTVDRVAALGAVSQVSDYRSDSSLPLLSPDGRSSIAIIDLSTTDGLEARAAAGAIEEILPDEGPIDFYLTGGAAVDRELQLISRRDAGRAELFGLPISLLILAVTFGAVVAAALPLFVAVGSITLSFAVLYGLGQFMAFAAFAQIVVTMLGLATGIDYALLMVNRFREELDRHGEPRRAAATTTATAGRAVAFSGLTVVVALSALLIPPLAFIQSMGVGSMVVMLMSVSLSLTALPAALTLLGHRVNWLKLTRRVPGQRSRRFWRAQAERIMKRPWVWAGSGTLLLLLLSLPALTMQVGLSGVRGLTEDTAARQAQMVLERVELDGLLRSFDVLMDFGERGFFHPSSVRQVAQFSRASAELAGVEQVYAPTTTGQVPGLLMRQYYASRASADVSPLQNLVEATVSQNDRYALVRIFPVASVLPWQSAGLDSQLQALAQDFNVSVLVGGDYVAEAEWARTLYTSFPLAVGLVYLITFVLLSLAFHSLLIPLKSIVLNTFTVGAAFGVITLVFQQGWAASLFGIDGGLGFIETSVPIFIFAIVFGLSMDYEVFLVNRIYEAHRRGVADREAVIYAITSTGGVISSAALIMIVVFSVFMFSSVVFIKTLSLGLTVAILLDATVVRLALVPAVMRLAGRWNWWLPRPMARLADRISLSHD
- a CDS encoding ribonuclease HII codes for the protein MASTVASTAAPSKPGWTLEQALWTRGYSPVAGVDEAGRGALAGPVVAAAVVLPYGEHPFDDSKRLTAARRERLADEVKAQALAWAVALATAREVDRFNVLGATHLAAGRALAALGGEGADDVLACGPIALEPAALVTDYLRLDFGGPVSAPPRADGLSLSVAAASILAKTERDRLMLGLGAVYPGYGFASNKGYGSSVHLQGLTDYGPCPEHRLTYRPVAQRRLV
- a CDS encoding VWA domain-containing protein, which gives rise to MVPFGLSFALPWVFLGLLVWLVLPRRRGWGLRLLATALVLAALAQPSISQPSQRVALLVDVSESVGEEALAAARRFDFSSVQEGMDVIYFAEDAGLAEEGLATPRDRSRFLNFGRTDIARALQVARAFEAQRVLLISDGIESQGDALLALPGVPVDVYGVAPLPNTRLVRLIAPDEASPGETVMVTAVIESDQEAEVILRPRVGSEDLEPIRRSVSPGRTPISFSFAVEEAENIRLTTSLEVDFEQPESDDALAADIAVTESQAVLVVGDPAMAELLSAQGFTVVAGSPEDITRPFPYGAAIIRENSRAFTAGQLSFLEDFVRGGGGLMMTGGEASFGLGGWYRTAVEEILPVSTDLRTDVEFPMVATVVVFDRSTSMTAGRPTRISLARQGAIDLVELAHSDDLLGLITFDSTHEWHFRPRPATERGKREMLEAILRIQPQGGTIVGPAYGEAIDALRDTDAAIKHIILLTDGEFFDGRTPFSTGPRPDFVGMAAEALEDGITTTTIGTGEADFDIIERMAQAGGGRFYAAIDTTTLPQIFTSEALTTTRSFLREEPVAPRVREHPLLSGLRGSAPTIDAYIASSLRSGSEMLMEGLDGEPILAISRQGLGRTAALTTDLNAWAGQLGSWEELPGVLGTVVRWLEASPPQYSASVTSEGGRARVVVDAVQDGEYVSGERLEARYDGRSVPLSQTAPGRYEAALEGASSGGSVVIVSGSEIVARGAVNTPNPEFDAEGAEALLSEIARRSRGERLIEPGRYEPPMSASAVAIWPWLAVAGLLLFTLELVYRRFAGLRADA
- a CDS encoding glycosyltransferase, which encodes MRILVVADDLYPGYGGQASSTHGHIEALLALGHEIRVLAGEERQPTSPPPPVSVTRLPVWRPGDKMTHFVRPRRELIAEALDWAEVVHVNTPTPFALMVLMMARHRGVPSAVGFYAQEESTALHFGRGRALITAALRRWYSFFYRQPDCLVVPTAFAKRLAESYTHRPLHTVSCGIYLPARGPEQEARAQVLRGRLLAGGKTRLMAYVGRLSLEKRPEGMIEIAAALAAERSGLLLAIAGTGPLMASMKAQVRRLGLEDEVVFLGYVSEEDKGALLLAADLFIMPSPTELQSIATLEAAARGCAVVVADYASSAVGEWTLEADCGLLYRPDAPEAAARAILGLLGDEARLRRYQDNALALAQRHDVFESGRLLERLYRELTAARSASGVPSGA